CGTGCCCCGCGCCGAACACCGCAATCTGCGCTTGCGGCTGTCCCATGGGCTCGAACAGCAGTACGTTCACGCCGCCGCAGCACTGGCCGAGACTGGCGCCAAGGCTGAAGCGCTCAAGGCGCGTCTGCTGGCTGCCTGTGGCGAGCATCTCGCGGGCGATCTCCATGGCTTTGTATTCCAGGTGCCCGCCGCCGATGGTGTCGAAAAGCCGTTCGGCGCTGACGACCATTTTCGAGCCGGCATTGCGCGGCGTCGAACCACGCTCCTCGATGATCGTCACCAGCACACAGGCTTCGCCTTGGGTTTGCAGTTCGGCGAGGGCACTGATCCAGTTGTTCATGTGTGTCTCCTGATCGTTGTTGCGACGATCAAAGTCTGTGTTGTCTGCGCTGACCTCATCGCGGGCAAGGTGGCGCTCCACCTTGCCCGCGAAGGCTTCCTTTCCAGCGACATAAATCAAACCGGCGAAACCGTTAACTGGTGAGCAACGCCAATCGCGTCTGCAGTCGCCGACTGCAACCGCCGCATCTGCTCACAGCCCCACAACACCCGCTCCGGCGTCGCAGGCGCGTCGATTTTTGGCTGGTGCCGGTAATCACCCATACTCGCTACCGCATCCTTGATCGCGCACCACGCGGCGATCCCGAGCATGAACGGCGGTTCGCCCACCGCCTTTGAGTGGAACACCGTGTCTTCCGGGTTTTTGCGGTTTTCCACCAGCTTCACGCGCAAGTCCAGCGGCATGTCCGCCACGGCCGGGATCTTGTAGCCCGCCGGCCCGTTGGTGACCAGTTTGCCCTTGTCGTTCCACACCAGCTCTTCGGTGGTCAGCCAGCCCATGCCCTGAATGTAGCCGCCCTCGACCTGGCCGATGTCGATGGCCGGGTTCAGCGACGCGCCGACGTCGTGCAGGATGTCGGTGCGCAACATTTTGTACTCGCCCGTCAGGGTGTCGATGATCACTTCCGTGCAGGCCGCGCCAAACGCAAAGTAGTAAAACGGCCGTCCGCGTGCCTGACTGCGGTCGTAGTAGATTTTCGGGGTCTTGTAATAGCCCGTGCTCGACAGCGAGACCTGGCCCATCCACGCCTGCTGCGTCAGAGTCTCGAAACTGATCACCTGTTCGCCGACACGCACATGGCCATTGCGAAACTCGACTGCTGCTTCCTCGACTTTGTAGTGCCGCGCCGCAAACTCAACCAGCCGCGCCTTGATGATTTCCGCCGCGTTCTGCGCCGCCTTACCGTTCAAATCAGTGCCGCTGGACGCTGCGGTCGGGGAAGTATTGGGCACCTTATCGGTGTTGGTCGCGGTGATCTGCACGCGGTCGATATCCACCTGGAACACTTCGGCCACGACCTGCGCCACCTTGATGTTCAAGCCTTGGCCCATTTCGGTGCCGCCGTGGTTCAAGTGGATGCTGCCGTCGGTGTAGATGTGGATCAGCGCGCCGGCCTGATTGAGGAAGCTGGCGGTGAAGGAAATGCCGAATTTGACGGGCGTCAACGCTAGCCCTTTTTTAAGAATCGGGCTGTGCGCGTTGTAGGCAATGATCGCTTTGCGTCGCTCGGCGTACTGGCAGCTTTCTTCCAGTTCGGCGGTCATTTCTTCGAGCATGTTGTGCTCGACGGTCTGGTAATAGTGGGTGACGTTGCGCTCGGTCTTGCCGTAGTAATTGACCTTGCGCACCTCCAGCGGGTCCTTGCCCAGATGGCGGGCGATGGCGTCCATCACTTCCTCGATGGCGACCATGCCTTGAGGGCCGCCGAAGCCGCGATAAGCGGTGTTGGACGCGGTGTTGGTCTTGCAGCGATGGCCGTTGATCGTGGCGTCGCCCAGGTAATACGAGTTGTCGGCATGAAACATCGCCCGGTCGACGATGGACGCTGACAAATCCGGCGAATAACCGCAGTTGCCCGCCAGTTCCAGATTGATGCCATGGAGGCGGCCGGTGTCATCGAAACCCACGTCGTACTCGACGTAAAAGGGGTGGCGCTTGCCGGTCATCAGCATGTCTTCGACGCGCGGCAAGCGCATCTTGGTTGGCTGGCCGGTCAGGCGTGCGATCACCGCGCACAGACAGGCAGGGCTGGCGGCTTGAGTTTCCTTGCCGCCGAAACCGCCGCCCATGCGGCGCATGTCGACGACGATTTTGTTCATCGACACGTTGAGCACTTCGGCGACCAGTTTCTGCACTTCGGTCGGGTTTTGCGTCGAGCAATAGACGATCATGCCGCCGTCTTCAGTGGGCATGACCGAGGATATCTGCGTCTCCAGATAGAAGTGTTCCTGGCCGCCGATGTGCAGCGTGCCTTGAATGCGCCGTGGCGCGCTGTTGAGTGCCGCCACTGAGTCGCCACGTTGATGGGTGTGGCTGTCGAGCACAAAGTGCTTGTTGCGCAACGCCTCCACCACGTCGAGCACCGGCTCCAGATCCTCGTATTCGATGATCGCGGCCATCGCCGCCTTGCGTGCGGTTTCCAGGTCTCGCGCGGCGACGGCAATCACCGGCTGGCCGACGAACTCAACGGTGTCGATGGCGAGCAGCGGGTCGCCCGGCAGCAGCGGGCCAATGTCTTTGAGGCCAGGGATGTCTTCGTGAGTGATCGCGATGCGCACGCCGTCGAAGGCATAACACGGCGCGGTGTCGACGCTGATGATGCGCGCATGGGCGCGATCCGAGAGGCGCGCATAGACGTGCAACTGATTGGGAAACTCAAGGCGGTCGTCGATATACACCGCCTCGCCCGAGACGTGTTTGTCCGCGCTGTCGTGCTTGACGCTGCGGCCGACGCCGGTGGTTAGGTCCTGTTGAAACAGGGCGACCATTTCTTCCTGCGTCTTTTGGGGGGCATGGTTAGACATAGGCCGTTACCCGCGTCTCGATGTGGGGTGTCTGCAGCTCTATAAAGTATTTGCGCAACAGGTTCTGTGCGCTGAGCAGGCGATATTCCTTGCTCGCCCGGAAGTCTGACAGCGGTGTGAAATCTTCGGCCAATGCAGCGCAGGCGTGCTCCACGGTGGCCGAAGTCCAGGGTGCGCCGATCAGCGCTTGCTCGCACGCAGCAGCGCGTTTGGGGATCGCTGCCATGCCGCCGAATGCTGCACGTGCATCAACGATGGCGCCGTTTTCGACCTGAATGCGGAATGCCGCGCAGACCGCCGAAATATCATCGTCCAGCCGTTTCGACACCTTGTAGGCGCGAAACGCGTGCTTGGCATTGGCCTTGGGTACGATGATTTTTTCGATGAATTCACTTTCCTGGCGGGCCGTGACGCGGTAATCGATGAAGTAATCTTCCAGCGCCAGGGTGCGCGTCTGGTCGCCTTTGCGCAGGACAATTTTTGCCCCCAGCGCTATCAGCAGCGGAGGTGAGTCGCCGATGGGCGACGCATTGCCGATGTTGCCGCCCAATGTTCCCTGATTACGAATCTGCAATGACGCAAAACGGTGCAGTAATTCACCGAAATCCGGGTACTGCTCACTCAGCGCGCCGTAGCAATCGGTCAGTGCTGTAGCCGCGCCGATCTCGATGCGGTCTTCAAAATTTTCGATTTTCTTCATCGCGGCGACGTTGCCGACGTAAATCATCACTGGCAACGGGCGATGAAATTGCGTGACTTCCAGCGCCAGGTCGGTACCGCCGGCCAACAACCTTGCGTGCGGATAGGCGTCGTACAAATCGGCCAGATCGGCGACGGTCAACGGCACCAGGCAGCGCTTGTCGCCATTGTTGAGCTCGGCGGTCTGGGTGGGGGCGATGGCTTTCAGGCGGGCGATGGTCTGCGCTGTGTTGGCGTCGAATTGATCGGGCGTGCGCTGGCCGCATGCTTGTTCTGCCGCAGCCAGAATCGGTCGATACCCGGTGCAGCGACAGAGGTTGCCCGCCAGCGCTTCATGGGCCTGAGCGGTATCGGGTTGGGTGCTGTTTTTTTGCAGCGCGAACAGCGACATGACAAACCCCGGCGTGCAAAACCCGCACTGCGAACCGTGGCAATCGACCATCGCCTGCTGCACGCTGTGCAGTTGGCCCTGGTGCTTGAGGTCTTCAACGCTAATCAGCTGTTTACCGTGCAGCGAGGCCAAAAAGGTCAGGCAAGAATTGAGGCTGCGATAGTTCAGCGTGTCATGGCCTTCGCTGTCCATCGCCAGTTCGCCGACCACCACGGTGCATGCGCCGCAGTCACCGCTGGCACAGCCTTCTTTGGTGCCCGGTTTGTGCACGTGCTCGCGCAGATAATTGAGCACGGTCATGTTGGGGTCCAGAGCGTGCTCGGTCTTCAGCGTTTGGTTCAGTAAAAACTGGATCACGGGCGTGCCTCGTCGTTCTTGTAATAGAGGTGTAAGCAACAGGTGTCTTGAAAACTGTCGTGAAGATGTAATAGAGCGTGTCGATGAATTTATCAGCTCTGACTATCGGGTCAATAATTCTCTGACCTGCTGGTCAAGAAAGCATGATTTTTATTCCCTTGACGATTAGCGGCGCAGGCCGCTTGCAATCAATCTGTGGTCCGGTGCTCAAACTTTTGCTTATTTCGTGCCAGTTTCCGTGCAAGTGGCCCTGCGCCAGTGGGATGCAGTGCGATACACTTCGCCGCTTGTGTGCAGCTACGGATTTAAAGGAAAGACATGACGTTCAAGGCACCGGACAGCCTCGCGGAGCAAATCGCTCATCACCTTGCCGAGCGCATCATTCGCGGCGACCTCAAGCCTGCCGAGCGGATTCAGGAACAGAAAGTCACGGCCGCCCTCAACGTCAGCCGCGGCTCTGTGCGCGAAGCCCTGCTCATCCTCGAGCGTCGCCACCTGATCGTGATCCTGCCGCGTCGGGGCGCCCAAGTGTCGGTGCTGACCCCGCATAACGTCGAAAGCCTGTGCGCGCTCATGAGCGAGCTTTACATCCTGCTGGCGATTGCCGTGGGTGAACGCTGGAAGGAAGAAGTCGAACTGGCGCCGTTCATGCAAATTCAGCAGCGGCTGATCGCCAGTTGCGAGCGCCGGGACGTGAAGTCCTTCGTCGAGGACAGCTTCAACGTCATGCGCGCGGCCTATCCGTTTGCCAACAATCCTTATCTGGAAGAAACCATCGAGAACCTGCAGCCGTCCATGAGCCGCTTCTACTTTCTCGCGCTTGAACAGCGCAAGGCAGAAATGAGCGAGTACCTGACCCTGTTCGGCCAGCTGCTCGAAGCGGTGATCGCACGTGACCTGGTGCAGATTCGTACGGTGCTCAGGCAATACACGCAGCGCAGTTGCCAGTCGGTGCTTGCAGCCTTGGCGGCTGGCTGACCGATGCGGCTCAAATGCATCAAGCTGGCGGGGTTCAAGTCCTTCGTCGATCCGACGACCGTGAATTTCCCCAGCAACATGGCGGCCGTGGTCGGCCCCAATGGATGCGGAAAATCCAACATCATCGACGCGGTGCGCTGGGTCATGGGCGAAAGCTCGGCCAAGAACCTGCGCGGCGAATCGATGACCGACGTCATCTTCAACGGCTCCACCAGCCGTAAACCCGTGAGCCAGGCCAGCATCGAACTGGTGTTCGACAACTCCGACGGCACGCTGGTCGGCGAATATGCCGCCTACGCGGAAATCTCCATTCGCCGCAAAGTCACCCGCGACAGCCAGAACAGCTATTACCTGAACGGCACCAAATGCCGACGTCGTGACATCACTGACATCTTCCTCGGCACAGGTTTAGGCCCGCGCAGCTACTCGATCATCGAGCAGGGCATGATCTCCAAGCTGATCGAAGCCAAGCCTGAAGACCTGCGCAATTTCATCGAAGAAGCCGCCGGTATCTCCAAGTACAAGGAGCGCCGTCGCGACACCGAGAATCGCATCCGCCGCACCCACGACAACCTCGCACGGCTGACTGACCTGCGCGATGAATTGGGCCGTCAACTGGAGCGTTTGCAGCGTCAGGCTCAGGCCGCCGAGAAGTATCAGGAATACAAAGCCGAGGAGCGTCAGCTCAAGGCTCAGTTGTCGGCCCTGCGCTGGCAAGCCTTGAACGTTCAGGTCAGCCAGCGTGAAGCGGTGATCGGCAATCAGGAAGTCGGGTTTGAAGCGCTGGTTGCCGATCAACGCAGTGCCGATGCCTCTATCGAGCGTTTGCGTGACGGCCATCACGACCTGTCCGAGCGATTCAATCTGGTTCAAGGCCGCTTCTATTCCGTAGGCGGCGACATCGCCCGCGTCGAACAAAGCATTCAGCACGGCCAGCAGCGCCTGCGTCAGTTGCAGGACGACCTGCGCGAAGCCGAACGCGCCCGACTGGAAACCGAATCCCATCTTGGGCACGACCGCACCTTGCTCGCCACGCTGGGCGAAGAGCTGGAAATGCTCGAGCCGGAACAGGAAATGACCCTGGCCGCCGCCGAAGAATCCGCCGCCTCGCTTGAGGATGCAGAAACCCTGATGCACGGCTGGCAAGAGCAGTGGGACAGCTTCAACCTGCACTCCGCCGAGCCTCGGCGTCAGGCCGAAGTGCAGCAGTCACGCATTCAGCAACTGGAAACCAGCATGGAGCGCCTGGCCGAGCGTCAGCGCCGCTTGGGCGAAGAGCGCCAGTTGCTGGCCGCTGACCCGGAAGACGCTGCCATCCTTGAATTGAGCGAAGACCTTGCCGCTCGCGAGATGACATTTGAAGCGCTGACGGCTGAAGAAGAACAACTGATCGAGCGTCTCGAACAGCTGCGTCTTGAGTTGCAGCAGGCCACGCAGTCCCAGCAACAGGCCCAAGGTGACTTGCAGCGGCTCAACGGCCGGTTGGCGTCGCTGGAGGCGTTGCAGCAAGCCGCGCTCGACCCTGGCACCGGCACCGCCGAGTGGCTGCGCGACCAGCAGCTCACTGAGCGCCCGCGTCTGGCCGAAGGGTTGCAGGTTGAGGCCGGTTGGGAGCTGGCCGTCGAAACCGTGCTCGGCGCCGATTTGCACGCGGTGTTGGTCGATGACTTCTCGGGGCTGGATCTGGCCGGTTTCGAACAGGGCGATTTGCGTCTTGTGCGGCCGGCTGCCGACATCGCTCGCATCCCCGGCAGCTTGCTCGACAAGGTCGACAGCCGTGTGGATCTGACCAGTTGGCTCGGCCAGGTCAAACCGGTCGAGACCCTGGATGACGCGTTGTCGATGCGCAGCCAACTGGCGGTCGGGCACAGCTTGATCAGCCGCGACGGCTATTGGGTGGGGCGTGACTTTTTGCGGGTGCGACGGGCGAGCGAAGCCGAAAGCGGCGTGCTGGCTCGCGGTCAGGAATTGCAGCGTCTGGAGCTCGAGCGCGAGGAGCGCGAGGCGACTCTGGCGGGGCTCGAAGAGCAACTGCTGACCCAGCGCGAGCAGCAACGTACTCAGGAAGACAGCCGCGAGCAACTGCGCCGGCGCTTGCAGGACGAAGCGCGTCAGCAGAGCGAACTCAAGGCGCAGCTGTCGGCGGCCAAAGCCAAGGTCGAACAACTCACCCTGCGCCGCACCCGCCTGGACGAAGAGCTCACCGAACTTGCCGAGCAGCGCGCAGTCGAGCAGGAAAGCGTCGGTGAATCCCGCCTGCAATTGCAGGATGCGCTGGATGCAATGGCCCTCGACACCGAGCAGCGCGAGTTGCTCTTGGCCCAGCGCGACAGCCTGCGCGAGCGGCTTGACCGTGTGCGTCAGGAGGCGCGTCAGCACAAAGATCACGCCAACCAGTTGGCTGTGCGCCTGGGTTCGC
The DNA window shown above is from Pseudomonas sp. BSw22131 and carries:
- the xdhB gene encoding xanthine dehydrogenase molybdopterin binding subunit translates to MSNHAPQKTQEEMVALFQQDLTTGVGRSVKHDSADKHVSGEAVYIDDRLEFPNQLHVYARLSDRAHARIISVDTAPCYAFDGVRIAITHEDIPGLKDIGPLLPGDPLLAIDTVEFVGQPVIAVAARDLETARKAAMAAIIEYEDLEPVLDVVEALRNKHFVLDSHTHQRGDSVAALNSAPRRIQGTLHIGGQEHFYLETQISSVMPTEDGGMIVYCSTQNPTEVQKLVAEVLNVSMNKIVVDMRRMGGGFGGKETQAASPACLCAVIARLTGQPTKMRLPRVEDMLMTGKRHPFYVEYDVGFDDTGRLHGINLELAGNCGYSPDLSASIVDRAMFHADNSYYLGDATINGHRCKTNTASNTAYRGFGGPQGMVAIEEVMDAIARHLGKDPLEVRKVNYYGKTERNVTHYYQTVEHNMLEEMTAELEESCQYAERRKAIIAYNAHSPILKKGLALTPVKFGISFTASFLNQAGALIHIYTDGSIHLNHGGTEMGQGLNIKVAQVVAEVFQVDIDRVQITATNTDKVPNTSPTAASSGTDLNGKAAQNAAEIIKARLVEFAARHYKVEEAAVEFRNGHVRVGEQVISFETLTQQAWMGQVSLSSTGYYKTPKIYYDRSQARGRPFYYFAFGAACTEVIIDTLTGEYKMLRTDILHDVGASLNPAIDIGQVEGGYIQGMGWLTTEELVWNDKGKLVTNGPAGYKIPAVADMPLDLRVKLVENRKNPEDTVFHSKAVGEPPFMLGIAAWCAIKDAVASMGDYRHQPKIDAPATPERVLWGCEQMRRLQSATADAIGVAHQLTVSPV
- the xdhA gene encoding xanthine dehydrogenase small subunit — encoded protein: MIQFLLNQTLKTEHALDPNMTVLNYLREHVHKPGTKEGCASGDCGACTVVVGELAMDSEGHDTLNYRSLNSCLTFLASLHGKQLISVEDLKHQGQLHSVQQAMVDCHGSQCGFCTPGFVMSLFALQKNSTQPDTAQAHEALAGNLCRCTGYRPILAAAEQACGQRTPDQFDANTAQTIARLKAIAPTQTAELNNGDKRCLVPLTVADLADLYDAYPHARLLAGGTDLALEVTQFHRPLPVMIYVGNVAAMKKIENFEDRIEIGAATALTDCYGALSEQYPDFGELLHRFASLQIRNQGTLGGNIGNASPIGDSPPLLIALGAKIVLRKGDQTRTLALEDYFIDYRVTARQESEFIEKIIVPKANAKHAFRAYKVSKRLDDDISAVCAAFRIQVENGAIVDARAAFGGMAAIPKRAAACEQALIGAPWTSATVEHACAALAEDFTPLSDFRASKEYRLLSAQNLLRKYFIELQTPHIETRVTAYV
- a CDS encoding GntR family transcriptional regulator, coding for MTFKAPDSLAEQIAHHLAERIIRGDLKPAERIQEQKVTAALNVSRGSVREALLILERRHLIVILPRRGAQVSVLTPHNVESLCALMSELYILLAIAVGERWKEEVELAPFMQIQQRLIASCERRDVKSFVEDSFNVMRAAYPFANNPYLEETIENLQPSMSRFYFLALEQRKAEMSEYLTLFGQLLEAVIARDLVQIRTVLRQYTQRSCQSVLAALAAG
- the smc gene encoding chromosome segregation protein SMC yields the protein MRLKCIKLAGFKSFVDPTTVNFPSNMAAVVGPNGCGKSNIIDAVRWVMGESSAKNLRGESMTDVIFNGSTSRKPVSQASIELVFDNSDGTLVGEYAAYAEISIRRKVTRDSQNSYYLNGTKCRRRDITDIFLGTGLGPRSYSIIEQGMISKLIEAKPEDLRNFIEEAAGISKYKERRRDTENRIRRTHDNLARLTDLRDELGRQLERLQRQAQAAEKYQEYKAEERQLKAQLSALRWQALNVQVSQREAVIGNQEVGFEALVADQRSADASIERLRDGHHDLSERFNLVQGRFYSVGGDIARVEQSIQHGQQRLRQLQDDLREAERARLETESHLGHDRTLLATLGEELEMLEPEQEMTLAAAEESAASLEDAETLMHGWQEQWDSFNLHSAEPRRQAEVQQSRIQQLETSMERLAERQRRLGEERQLLAADPEDAAILELSEDLAAREMTFEALTAEEEQLIERLEQLRLELQQATQSQQQAQGDLQRLNGRLASLEALQQAALDPGTGTAEWLRDQQLTERPRLAEGLQVEAGWELAVETVLGADLHAVLVDDFSGLDLAGFEQGDLRLVRPAADIARIPGSLLDKVDSRVDLTSWLGQVKPVETLDDALSMRSQLAVGHSLISRDGYWVGRDFLRVRRASEAESGVLARGQELQRLELEREEREATLAGLEEQLLTQREQQRTQEDSREQLRRRLQDEARQQSELKAQLSAAKAKVEQLTLRRTRLDEELTELAEQRAVEQESVGESRLQLQDALDAMALDTEQRELLLAQRDSLRERLDRVRQEARQHKDHANQLAVRLGSLKAQHDSTRQALERLEMQSERLTEKREQLDLNLEEGAAPLEELRLKLEELLEKRMVVDDEMRTAKIALEDADRELRDAEKRRTQAEQQSQLLRGQLEQQRLEWQSLTVRRKTLEDQLLEDGYDLQGVVATLTEEVSEKDAEDELERIAARIQRLGAINLAAIDEYQQQSERKNYLDAQNADLVEALDTLENVIRKIDKETRNRFKETFDQINSGIQALFPKVFGGGSAYLELTGEDLLDTGVTIMARPPGKKNSTIHLLSGGEKALTALALVFAIFKLNPAPFCMLDEVDAPLDDANVGRYARLVKEMSQTVQFIYITHNKIAMEMADQLMGVTMHEPGCSRLVAVDVEEAMALVDA